Proteins encoded within one genomic window of Triticum aestivum cultivar Chinese Spring chromosome 2D, IWGSC CS RefSeq v2.1, whole genome shotgun sequence:
- the LOC123055408 gene encoding uncharacterized protein isoform X1 yields the protein MDAEEALGFREDDAIRFIFGEDVASRADDDCPDSAASAFDRSLMELRLFQEVFARAPGHKEAAGLAGRHFGVAETSLLPGAHFAAQRPADAPRAQPRLNLKVQPPPPFRGEHIVSAPVHAGAGLSLEARPHAHQQQNNVTIEGKVDLGVSKGHAHCYGEQHEIAVQEHAHCYNGHQEEHAHRHVEQNGGIDGLALELDAVLQGFLGYWPGGATAGSCDQQQVFGAAAVGIGNTVDMRMQAMAEDNNIAAGTCEAVGFAGSSSTSGVDDPMPSYMDALAEFSQFQADPSLADPFLYQWLQDQQPFPSDASCLSYDQGQIVDNGQALYTCSPADLSDRGAKEYPHFSKPAYDAAVPPRLSHDYVGSGQFLELEQHLEKGTPDANTSSLDDVDVPQSSSLQSIPPVACTKRTLGRDLPDQLEAHAQCLFKDAGWTIKPRKRNDRAKMASYFTAPHREVVLSSLTQAWKFCGNKLYEASPGSQRGKHPMEWSDVDKFWKDLTDTMEYIQKVLVNQQNALTLLERWELLDPFIAVVFIGRKITALQQGSTVRAVDSSIIVLDDNKNMPSESKRKQKASDPLTARKVQSTPVIMGSDCGERVVESCSRSQAVPSCHVLEGGQNRDINLKNGYTQGQNRAIDRNENHIDQSTETQQFYSGAALINNSVKKARKKPKMIPDVDANGLDGLYAQIFMQHTMGNVFNQESNVAMLDFSNPGNINVSGKHGIYSSVGTVKKDLKAESRPAKLNRNSQTDKPGMLLPPESKQMSMLMREGTVKEPLEHTTSGPDSDARESGAKETAPIEWVQKKLPSESNQMIMLRGEGTVKDPTEHTISEPYSNARESGANEIAPVEMVQKKLPSGSNQMSMLRGEGIVKEPMVHIISEPDSSARESGANETVPTEMVQKLPSESNQMSMLRGEGTVKEPTAHTISEPASSARKSGAKETVPIEMVQKKLPSESKQSMLRGEGTAMEHKRLKSAEPDSNARESGANEIAPVEVVYQKLPSGSKKSMLRGEGTVKEPTEHTISKSDFNARELSANGIVPSEMVHKKLPSLKESSPRTPPKDPPKVSVDNAVPVELSLESNAAPLKTDLSRDSQICKTIAAKRKPQGCDKHIKKRPLELRIHDDDLLITAIVKNRDVDSYNKFAASSDFSVAKYKKLKGQKRATKLLGKGGTNLLGGKRISLARKTVLCWLIATGFLTVKDVIQYRNLKSNEVVKDGQVTWEGILCKCCAKTLSVSDFKAHAGCCLPKSSLGLFLQSGKSYTLCQLEAWSAELMSRRSDACGRKVEAMDENDDTCGFCGDGGELLCCDNCPSTYHEACLSAQELPEGSWYCHNCSCRKCGTPVSENEVPSSSDILKCLQCGDAYHGTCINHEMLPCDDKRSNTWFCGRYCKEIFLGLHSHVGIENIIDNGLSWTILKCCSDGRRLHSARKIAHMTECNTKLAVALTLLEECFIRMVDPRTGVDMIPHVLYNKGSNFARLDYQGFYTVILEKGDEILCVASIRLHGTKAAELPFIATCVDYRRKGMCRRLLDIIEKMLRSFHVEMLVLSAIPELVNTWVSGFGFKPIKDDERKQLRNVNLMLFPGTSLLTKRLDGNITTKPEKEEGTHNVSGLTNGKCLPDGKANEHLELRDLELPEELNNEVAMNGSLRTLKREFSPAAWFNSTKCQISKWFIEL from the exons ATGGACGCGGAGGAGGCGCTGGGCTTCCGGGAGGACGACGCCATCCGCTTCATCTTCGGCGAGGACGTGGCCTCCAGGGCGGACGACGACTGCCCCGACTCCGCCGCCAGTGCCTTCGACAGGTCGCTCATGGAGCTCCGCCTCTTCCAGGAGGTCTTCGCCAGGGCGCCGGGGCACAAGGAGGCCGCCGGGCTCGCGGGGAGGCATTTCGGGGTGGCGGAGACGTCGCTGCTTCCCGGCGCCCACTTCGCCGCGCAGCGGCCCGCGGATGCGCCCCGGGCCCAGCCGCGCCTCAACCTCAAGGTCCAGCCGCCTCCGCCGTTCCGCGGCGAGCACATTGTGTCTGCCCCGGTGCATGCCGGAGCGGGCCTTAGCCTGGAGGCGCGTCCACATGCTCACCAGCAGCAGAACAATGTTACAATAGAGGGCAAAGTGGATCTCGGTGTCAGCAAGGGGCATGCACATTGTTACGGTGAACAACATGAGATTGCTGTCCAGGAGCATGCACACTGTTACAATGGCCACCAGGAGGAGCACGCACATCGTCATGTCGAGCAGAATGGGGGGATCGATGGGTTGGCTCTCGAGCTGGATGCCGTGCTGCAGGGCTTCTTGGGGTACTGGCCAGGTGGAGCCACGGCCGGGAGCTGTGACCAGCAGCAAGTGTTTGGTGCAGCTGCTGTCGGTATCGGTAACACCGTTGACATGCGCATGCAAGCGATGGCTGAAGACAACAACATTGCTGCTGGGACGTGTGAGGCAGTCGGGTTTGCtggcagcagcagcacgagcgggGTCGATGATCCCATGCCGTCCTACATGGACGCGCTGGCAGAGTTCTCACAGTTCCAGGCTGACCCTTCTCTTGCTGACCCGTTTTTGTATCAGTGGCTACAAGATCAGCAGCCGTTCCCGAGCGATGCCTCGTGCTTGAGTTATGATCAAGGACAAATCGTTGACAATGGCCAAGCGCTGTACACATGTAGCCCGGCTGATTTATCTGACAGAGGTGCCAAAGAATACCCACACTTCAGCAAGCCAGCCTATGATGCCGCAGTGCCACCTCGCCTCTCCCATGATTATGTTGGATCTGGGCAGTTTCTTGAACTTGAGCAACATCTTGAGAAGGGTACGCCTGATGCAAATACTAGTTCGCTAGATGATGTTGATGTTCCTCAGTCCAGCAGTCTACAGTCTATACCACCTGTTGCTTGTACCAAGAGGACTTTAGGCAGGGATCTTCCCGATCAGTTGGAAGCGCATGCGCAATGCCTTTTCAAGGATGCTGGCTGGACCATCAAGCCACGGAAAAGGAATGACAGGGCTAAGATGGCATCCTATTTCACAGCACCACACAGGGAAGTGGTCCTCAGCTCACTAACTCAGGCCTGGAAGTTTTGTGGGAACAAATTATATGAAGCTTCTCCCGGTTCACAGAGGGGTAAGCATCCGATGGAGTGGTCAGATGTTGATAAGTTTTGGAAGGACCTCACTGATACTATGGAGTATATCCAAAAGGTACTTGTGAACCAACAAAACGCACTCACACTTCTTGAACGGTGGGAGCTTTTGGATCCTTTCATTGCCGTCGTGTTCATCGGTAGGAAAATTACTGCTCTGCAACAAGGTAGTACTGTCAGAGCTGTTGATAGTTCAATCATTGTTCTCGACGACAACAAGAATATGCCCTCAGAGAGTAAAAGGAAACAGAAAGCCAGTGACCCTTTAACCGCCCGCAAGGTTCAGTCTACTCCTGTGATCATGGGATCTGATTGTGGAGAACGAGTGGTTGAGAGCTGCAGCAGGAGCCAGGCTGTACCAAGCTGTCATGTTTTGGAAGGTGGCCAGAACAGGGATATTAACCTGAAAAATGGCTACACACAAGGCCAGAACAGGGCAATTGACCGAAATGAGAATCACATTGATCAAAGTACTGAAACCCAGCAATTTTACTCAGGAGCAGCGCTCATCAATAATTCGGTGAAAAAAGCAAGGAAGAAGCCCAAAATGATACCGGATGTTGATGCAAATGGATTAGATGGGTTGTATGCTCAAATATTTATGCAGCACACTATGGGGAATGTATTTAACCAAGAGAGCAACGTGGCGATGCTTGACTTTTCTAATCCAGGAAACATTAACGTCTCTGGAAAACATGGTATTTATTCGTCTGTTGGCACAGTGAAGAAGGATTTGAAAGCTGAATCCAGACCGGCAAAGCTAAATCGGAACAGCCAAACCGACAAACCTGGCATGCTGTTGCCTCCAGAGAGCAAGCAAATGAGCATGCTAATGCGTGAGGGTACTGTTAAAGAACCTTTGGAGCATACAACCTCAGGACCTGATTCTGATGCAAGGGAGTCaggtgccaaggaaaccgccccTATAGAATGGGTCCAGAAGAAGTTACCTTCAGAGAGCAACCAAATGATTATGTTAAGAGGTGAGGGTACTGTTAAAGACCCTACAGAGCATACAATCTCTGAACCTTATTCTAATGCAAGGGAGTCAGGTGCCAATGAGATCGCCCCTGTAGAAATGGTCCAGAAGAAGTTGCCTTCAGGGAGCAACCAGATGAGTATGTTAAGAGGTGAGGGTATTGTTAAAGAACCTATGGTTCATATAATCTCTGAACCTGATTCTAGTGCAAGGGAGTCAGGTGCCAATGAAACTGTACCTACAGAAATGGTCCAGAAGTTGCCTTCAGAGAGCAACCAGATGAGTATGTTAAGAGGTGAGGGTACTGTTAAAGAACCTACGGCGCATACAATCTCTGAACCTGCTTCTAGTGCAAGGAAGTCAGGTGCCAAGGAAACTGTTCCTATAGAAATGGTCCAGAAGAAGTTGCCTTCAGAGAGCAAGCAGAGTATGTTAAGAGGTGAGGGTACTGCTATGGAACATAAACGACTTAAAAGCGCTGAACCTGATTCGAATGCAAGGGAGTCAGGTGCCAATGAGATCGCCCCTGTAGAAGTGGTCTACCAGAAGTTGCCTTCAGGGAGCAAGAAGAGCATGTTAAGAGGTGAGGGTACTGTTAAAGAACCTACAGAGCATACAATCTCAAAATCTGATTTTAATGCAAGGGAGTTGAGTGCCAATGGGATTGTCCCTTCAGAAATGGTCCACAAGAAGTTGCCGTCATTGAAGGAATCATCTCCTAGAACTCCCCCCAAGGACCCCCCTAAGGTTTCAGTCGACAATGCTGTTCCTGTTGAGTTATCCCTTGAGTCTAATGCTGCTCCCCTGAAAACTGATTTATCTCGTGACTCACAAATCTGCAAGACGATCGCTGCTAAAAGGAAACCTCAAGGTTGTGATAAACATATCAAGAAAAGACCTCTTGAGTTGCGTATCCACGACGATGACCTTTTGATCACAGCTATTGTAAAAAACAGGGACGTTGACTCCTACAACAAATTTGCTGCAAGCTCAGATTTTTCGGTTGCAAAGTACAAAAAGCTTAAAGGCCAAAAGAGAGCTACCAAACTGCTTGGAAAAGGGGGGACAAACCTATTGGGTGGGAAGAGAATAAGTTTGGCACGGAAAACTGTGCTCTGCTGGTTGATTGCAACTGGCTTTCTGACCGTAAAAGATGTTATTCAGTATCGAAATCTGAAGAGCAATGAAGTTGTTAAGGATGGGCAGGTCACCTGGGAAGGCATTCTTTGCAAATGTTGCGCAAAAACCTTATCTGTATCAGACTTTAAGGCTCATGCTGGTTGCTGTCTGCCCAAGTCCTCATTAGGCCTCTTTCTGCAGTCTGGCAAGTCGTATACTCTATGCCAGTTGGAGGCTTGGTCTGCCGAATTGATGAGCAGGAGAAGTGATGCATGTGGTAGGAAAGTCGAGGCGATGGATGAAAATGACGATACATGTGGTTTCTGTGGAGATGGCGGTGAATTACTTTGCTGTGACAATTGCCCATCAACATATCATGAAGCTTGCTTGTCTGCCCAG GAGCTTCCAGAAGGCAGTTGGTACTGCCATAATTGCTCATGCCGGAAATGTGGGACTCCAGTTAGTGAAAATGAGGTTCCGTCATCCTCAGATATCTTGAAATGTCTGCAGTGTGGAGATGCAT ACCATGGCACGTGCATTAATCATGAGATGCTGCCCTGTGATGATAAAAGATCTAACACATGGTTTTGTGGGAGATACTGTAAGGAG ATATTCCTTGGACTACATAGTCATGTTGGGATAGAGAATATTATTGACAATGGGCTTTCATGGACCATATTGAAGTGCTGCAGTGATGGTCGGAGGCTACATTCTGCCCGGAAGATAGCCCATATGACAGAATGTAATACAAAATTGGCAGTGGCTCTTACTTTACTGGAGGAATGTTTCATTCGTATGGTTGATCCTCGAACTGGTGTAGACATGATACCACATGTGTTGTACAATAAGGG ATCAAACTTCGCGCGCTTAGATTATCAGGGATTCTACACTGTAATCCTGGAGAAGGGTGATGAGATTCTATGTGTGGCATCTATCAG GTTACATGGGACCAAAGCAGCCGAGCTGCCTTTCATTGCTACTTGTGTGGATTATCGCCGTAAAGGGATGTGCCGAAGGCTGCTGGATATCATTGAAAAG ATGCTGAGATCGTTCCACGTTGAGATGTTGGTCCTTTCTGCCATCCCAGAGTTGGTTAATACATGGGTCTCGGGATTTGGTTTCAAACCTATCAAGGATGATGAGAGGAAACAACTTCGTAACGTTAATTTGATGTTATTTCCTGGGACATCCCTGCTAACCAAAAGATTGGATGGAAATATAACTACAAAACCAG AAAAGGAAGAAGGCACACATAATGTTTCTGGATTAACTAACGGGAAATGTTTGCCTGACGGGAAAGCAAATGAGCATCTTGAACTCCGTGACCTTGAACTGCCAGAGGAGTTGAATAATGAGGTTGCAATGAATGGTTCTTTGAGAACACTAAAACGTGAATTTAGTCCCGCAGCATGGTTCAATTCCACTAAG TGTCAAATTTCAAAATGGTTTATTGAACTTTAG
- the LOC123055408 gene encoding uncharacterized protein isoform X2 has protein sequence MDAEEALGFREDDAIRFIFGEDVASRADDDCPDSAASAFDRSLMELRLFQEVFARAPGHKEAAGLAGRHFGVAETSLLPGAHFAAQRPADAPRAQPRLNLKVQPPPPFRGEHIVSAPVHAGAGLSLEARPHAHQQQNNVTIEGKVDLGVSKGHAHCYGEQHEIAVQEHAHCYNGHQEEHAHRHVEQNGGIDGLALELDAVLQGFLGYWPGGATAGSCDQQQVFGAAAVGIGNTVDMRMQAMAEDNNIAAGTCEAVGFAGSSSTSGVDDPMPSYMDALAEFSQFQADPSLADPFLYQWLQDQQPFPSDASCLSYDQGQIVDNGQALYTCSPADLSDRGAKEYPHFSKPAYDAAVPPRLSHDYVGSGQFLELEQHLEKGTPDANTSSLDDVDVPQSSSLQSIPPVACTKRTLGRDLPDQLEAHAQCLFKDAGWTIKPRKRNDRAKMASYFTAPHREVVLSSLTQAWKFCGNKLYEASPGSQRGKHPMEWSDVDKFWKDLTDTMEYIQKVLVNQQNALTLLERWELLDPFIAVVFIGRKITALQQGSTVRAVDSSIIVLDDNKNMPSESKRKQKASDPLTARKVQSTPVIMGSDCGERVVESCSRSQAVPSCHVLEGGQNRDINLKNGYTQGQNRAIDRNENHIDQSTETQQFYSGAALINNSVKKARKKPKMIPDVDANGLDGLYAQIFMQHTMGNVFNQESNVAMLDFSNPGNINVSGKHGIYSSVGTVKKDLKAESRPAKLNRNSQTDKPGMLLPPESKQMSMLMREGTVKEPLEHTTSGPDSDARESGAKETAPIEWVQKKLPSESNQMIMLRGEGTVKDPTEHTISEPYSNARESGANEIAPVEMVQKKLPSGSNQMSMLRGEGIVKEPMVHIISEPDSSARESGANETVPTEMVQKLPSESNQMSMLRGEGTVKEPTAHTISEPASSARKSGAKETVPIEMVQKKLPSESKQSMLRGEGTAMEHKRLKSAEPDSNARESGANEIAPVEVVYQKLPSGSKKSMLRGEGTVKEPTEHTISKSDFNARELSANGIVPSEMVHKKLPSLKESSPRTPPKDPPKVSVDNAVPVELSLESNAAPLKTDLSRDSQICKTIAAKRKPQGCDKHIKKRPLELRIHDDDLLITAIVKNRDVDSYNKFAASSDFSVAKYKKLKGQKRATKLLGKGGTNLLGGKRISLARKTVLCWLIATGFLTVKDVIQYRNLKSNEVVKDGQVTWEGILCKCCAKTLSVSDFKAHAGCCLPKSSLGLFLQSGKSYTLCQLEAWSAELMSRRSDACGRKVEAMDENDDTCGFCGDGGELLCCDNCPSTYHEACLSAQELPEGSWYCHNCSCRKCGTPVSENEVPSSSDILKCLQCGDAYHGTCINHEMLPCDDKRSNTWFCGRYCKEIFLGLHSHVGIENIIDNGLSWTILKCCSDGRRLHSARKIAHMTECNTKLAVALTLLEECFIRMVDPRTGVDMIPHVLYNKGSNFARLDYQGFYTVILEKGDEILCVASIRLHGTKAAELPFIATCVDYRRKGMCRRLLDIIEKMLRSFHVEMLVLSAIPELVNTWVSGFGFKPIKDDERKQLRNVNLMLFPGTSLLTKRLDGNITTKPEKEEGTHNVSGLTNGKCLPDGKANEHLELRDLELPEELNNEVAMNGSLRTLKREFSPAAWFNSTKLAVGEV, from the exons ATGGACGCGGAGGAGGCGCTGGGCTTCCGGGAGGACGACGCCATCCGCTTCATCTTCGGCGAGGACGTGGCCTCCAGGGCGGACGACGACTGCCCCGACTCCGCCGCCAGTGCCTTCGACAGGTCGCTCATGGAGCTCCGCCTCTTCCAGGAGGTCTTCGCCAGGGCGCCGGGGCACAAGGAGGCCGCCGGGCTCGCGGGGAGGCATTTCGGGGTGGCGGAGACGTCGCTGCTTCCCGGCGCCCACTTCGCCGCGCAGCGGCCCGCGGATGCGCCCCGGGCCCAGCCGCGCCTCAACCTCAAGGTCCAGCCGCCTCCGCCGTTCCGCGGCGAGCACATTGTGTCTGCCCCGGTGCATGCCGGAGCGGGCCTTAGCCTGGAGGCGCGTCCACATGCTCACCAGCAGCAGAACAATGTTACAATAGAGGGCAAAGTGGATCTCGGTGTCAGCAAGGGGCATGCACATTGTTACGGTGAACAACATGAGATTGCTGTCCAGGAGCATGCACACTGTTACAATGGCCACCAGGAGGAGCACGCACATCGTCATGTCGAGCAGAATGGGGGGATCGATGGGTTGGCTCTCGAGCTGGATGCCGTGCTGCAGGGCTTCTTGGGGTACTGGCCAGGTGGAGCCACGGCCGGGAGCTGTGACCAGCAGCAAGTGTTTGGTGCAGCTGCTGTCGGTATCGGTAACACCGTTGACATGCGCATGCAAGCGATGGCTGAAGACAACAACATTGCTGCTGGGACGTGTGAGGCAGTCGGGTTTGCtggcagcagcagcacgagcgggGTCGATGATCCCATGCCGTCCTACATGGACGCGCTGGCAGAGTTCTCACAGTTCCAGGCTGACCCTTCTCTTGCTGACCCGTTTTTGTATCAGTGGCTACAAGATCAGCAGCCGTTCCCGAGCGATGCCTCGTGCTTGAGTTATGATCAAGGACAAATCGTTGACAATGGCCAAGCGCTGTACACATGTAGCCCGGCTGATTTATCTGACAGAGGTGCCAAAGAATACCCACACTTCAGCAAGCCAGCCTATGATGCCGCAGTGCCACCTCGCCTCTCCCATGATTATGTTGGATCTGGGCAGTTTCTTGAACTTGAGCAACATCTTGAGAAGGGTACGCCTGATGCAAATACTAGTTCGCTAGATGATGTTGATGTTCCTCAGTCCAGCAGTCTACAGTCTATACCACCTGTTGCTTGTACCAAGAGGACTTTAGGCAGGGATCTTCCCGATCAGTTGGAAGCGCATGCGCAATGCCTTTTCAAGGATGCTGGCTGGACCATCAAGCCACGGAAAAGGAATGACAGGGCTAAGATGGCATCCTATTTCACAGCACCACACAGGGAAGTGGTCCTCAGCTCACTAACTCAGGCCTGGAAGTTTTGTGGGAACAAATTATATGAAGCTTCTCCCGGTTCACAGAGGGGTAAGCATCCGATGGAGTGGTCAGATGTTGATAAGTTTTGGAAGGACCTCACTGATACTATGGAGTATATCCAAAAGGTACTTGTGAACCAACAAAACGCACTCACACTTCTTGAACGGTGGGAGCTTTTGGATCCTTTCATTGCCGTCGTGTTCATCGGTAGGAAAATTACTGCTCTGCAACAAGGTAGTACTGTCAGAGCTGTTGATAGTTCAATCATTGTTCTCGACGACAACAAGAATATGCCCTCAGAGAGTAAAAGGAAACAGAAAGCCAGTGACCCTTTAACCGCCCGCAAGGTTCAGTCTACTCCTGTGATCATGGGATCTGATTGTGGAGAACGAGTGGTTGAGAGCTGCAGCAGGAGCCAGGCTGTACCAAGCTGTCATGTTTTGGAAGGTGGCCAGAACAGGGATATTAACCTGAAAAATGGCTACACACAAGGCCAGAACAGGGCAATTGACCGAAATGAGAATCACATTGATCAAAGTACTGAAACCCAGCAATTTTACTCAGGAGCAGCGCTCATCAATAATTCGGTGAAAAAAGCAAGGAAGAAGCCCAAAATGATACCGGATGTTGATGCAAATGGATTAGATGGGTTGTATGCTCAAATATTTATGCAGCACACTATGGGGAATGTATTTAACCAAGAGAGCAACGTGGCGATGCTTGACTTTTCTAATCCAGGAAACATTAACGTCTCTGGAAAACATGGTATTTATTCGTCTGTTGGCACAGTGAAGAAGGATTTGAAAGCTGAATCCAGACCGGCAAAGCTAAATCGGAACAGCCAAACCGACAAACCTGGCATGCTGTTGCCTCCAGAGAGCAAGCAAATGAGCATGCTAATGCGTGAGGGTACTGTTAAAGAACCTTTGGAGCATACAACCTCAGGACCTGATTCTGATGCAAGGGAGTCaggtgccaaggaaaccgccccTATAGAATGGGTCCAGAAGAAGTTACCTTCAGAGAGCAACCAAATGATTATGTTAAGAGGTGAGGGTACTGTTAAAGACCCTACAGAGCATACAATCTCTGAACCTTATTCTAATGCAAGGGAGTCAGGTGCCAATGAGATCGCCCCTGTAGAAATGGTCCAGAAGAAGTTGCCTTCAGGGAGCAACCAGATGAGTATGTTAAGAGGTGAGGGTATTGTTAAAGAACCTATGGTTCATATAATCTCTGAACCTGATTCTAGTGCAAGGGAGTCAGGTGCCAATGAAACTGTACCTACAGAAATGGTCCAGAAGTTGCCTTCAGAGAGCAACCAGATGAGTATGTTAAGAGGTGAGGGTACTGTTAAAGAACCTACGGCGCATACAATCTCTGAACCTGCTTCTAGTGCAAGGAAGTCAGGTGCCAAGGAAACTGTTCCTATAGAAATGGTCCAGAAGAAGTTGCCTTCAGAGAGCAAGCAGAGTATGTTAAGAGGTGAGGGTACTGCTATGGAACATAAACGACTTAAAAGCGCTGAACCTGATTCGAATGCAAGGGAGTCAGGTGCCAATGAGATCGCCCCTGTAGAAGTGGTCTACCAGAAGTTGCCTTCAGGGAGCAAGAAGAGCATGTTAAGAGGTGAGGGTACTGTTAAAGAACCTACAGAGCATACAATCTCAAAATCTGATTTTAATGCAAGGGAGTTGAGTGCCAATGGGATTGTCCCTTCAGAAATGGTCCACAAGAAGTTGCCGTCATTGAAGGAATCATCTCCTAGAACTCCCCCCAAGGACCCCCCTAAGGTTTCAGTCGACAATGCTGTTCCTGTTGAGTTATCCCTTGAGTCTAATGCTGCTCCCCTGAAAACTGATTTATCTCGTGACTCACAAATCTGCAAGACGATCGCTGCTAAAAGGAAACCTCAAGGTTGTGATAAACATATCAAGAAAAGACCTCTTGAGTTGCGTATCCACGACGATGACCTTTTGATCACAGCTATTGTAAAAAACAGGGACGTTGACTCCTACAACAAATTTGCTGCAAGCTCAGATTTTTCGGTTGCAAAGTACAAAAAGCTTAAAGGCCAAAAGAGAGCTACCAAACTGCTTGGAAAAGGGGGGACAAACCTATTGGGTGGGAAGAGAATAAGTTTGGCACGGAAAACTGTGCTCTGCTGGTTGATTGCAACTGGCTTTCTGACCGTAAAAGATGTTATTCAGTATCGAAATCTGAAGAGCAATGAAGTTGTTAAGGATGGGCAGGTCACCTGGGAAGGCATTCTTTGCAAATGTTGCGCAAAAACCTTATCTGTATCAGACTTTAAGGCTCATGCTGGTTGCTGTCTGCCCAAGTCCTCATTAGGCCTCTTTCTGCAGTCTGGCAAGTCGTATACTCTATGCCAGTTGGAGGCTTGGTCTGCCGAATTGATGAGCAGGAGAAGTGATGCATGTGGTAGGAAAGTCGAGGCGATGGATGAAAATGACGATACATGTGGTTTCTGTGGAGATGGCGGTGAATTACTTTGCTGTGACAATTGCCCATCAACATATCATGAAGCTTGCTTGTCTGCCCAG GAGCTTCCAGAAGGCAGTTGGTACTGCCATAATTGCTCATGCCGGAAATGTGGGACTCCAGTTAGTGAAAATGAGGTTCCGTCATCCTCAGATATCTTGAAATGTCTGCAGTGTGGAGATGCAT ACCATGGCACGTGCATTAATCATGAGATGCTGCCCTGTGATGATAAAAGATCTAACACATGGTTTTGTGGGAGATACTGTAAGGAG ATATTCCTTGGACTACATAGTCATGTTGGGATAGAGAATATTATTGACAATGGGCTTTCATGGACCATATTGAAGTGCTGCAGTGATGGTCGGAGGCTACATTCTGCCCGGAAGATAGCCCATATGACAGAATGTAATACAAAATTGGCAGTGGCTCTTACTTTACTGGAGGAATGTTTCATTCGTATGGTTGATCCTCGAACTGGTGTAGACATGATACCACATGTGTTGTACAATAAGGG ATCAAACTTCGCGCGCTTAGATTATCAGGGATTCTACACTGTAATCCTGGAGAAGGGTGATGAGATTCTATGTGTGGCATCTATCAG GTTACATGGGACCAAAGCAGCCGAGCTGCCTTTCATTGCTACTTGTGTGGATTATCGCCGTAAAGGGATGTGCCGAAGGCTGCTGGATATCATTGAAAAG ATGCTGAGATCGTTCCACGTTGAGATGTTGGTCCTTTCTGCCATCCCAGAGTTGGTTAATACATGGGTCTCGGGATTTGGTTTCAAACCTATCAAGGATGATGAGAGGAAACAACTTCGTAACGTTAATTTGATGTTATTTCCTGGGACATCCCTGCTAACCAAAAGATTGGATGGAAATATAACTACAAAACCAG AAAAGGAAGAAGGCACACATAATGTTTCTGGATTAACTAACGGGAAATGTTTGCCTGACGGGAAAGCAAATGAGCATCTTGAACTCCGTGACCTTGAACTGCCAGAGGAGTTGAATAATGAGGTTGCAATGAATGGTTCTTTGAGAACACTAAAACGTGAATTTAGTCCCGCAGCATGGTTCAATTCCACTAAG